A genomic stretch from Antarcticibacterium flavum includes:
- a CDS encoding peptidase domain-containing ABC transporter produces the protein MAKKTNSSIKRLTGLLKLDRKDILQIIYYAIFAGLLNMAVPLGIQAIVNLIQGGRVSTSWIILVILVTAAVGLVGLLEIMQIRIVENIQQKIFTRSSFEFTYRFPRIKMNEFKNVYPPELANRFFDTLTVQKGISKILLDLPAAVLQIFFGLILLSLYHPFFIIYGLLLVALIYFVFKFTAMRGLETSLDESKHKYKVAHWLQEVARSLLSFKISGSTSLAMDKNDRLTDKYLGARENHFQILKIQFIKLVVFKVLVTGGLLAIGGMLVLNQEMNIGQFVAAEIIILLILASVERLIKGLEVIYDTLTSLEKMGQLVDKELEKEEGRNRLDDKGPLNLEINDVGYRVDSKTILSDISFDLAAGEKVLLKGPNGSGRTSLLKLVGGINEISQGNIYINNVSINGLKLNEYRKRLGIFLAEEFPFEGTLLENITFGDPNVPERDVYWAIEHAGLSQFVKEQPEGIHTEILPEGKYLSTLIGKRILLARAIAKKPDILILKEPLEMFEQEEANRMLEFFTDPAHKWSILVASQNPVWEKVCNKIIRLEKRGDKHKF, from the coding sequence ATGGCTAAAAAAACTAACTCTTCTATTAAAAGGCTTACCGGCCTTTTAAAACTTGACAGGAAGGATATTTTACAAATCATTTATTATGCAATCTTCGCAGGATTATTGAATATGGCCGTTCCGCTTGGAATACAGGCCATTGTAAACCTTATCCAGGGTGGGAGGGTGAGCACTTCGTGGATCATCCTGGTGATCCTGGTAACCGCAGCTGTTGGTTTAGTGGGGCTTCTGGAGATTATGCAAATTCGAATTGTGGAGAATATTCAGCAAAAAATATTTACCAGGTCATCTTTTGAGTTTACCTACAGGTTTCCGCGAATAAAAATGAATGAATTCAAGAATGTTTATCCGCCCGAGCTGGCAAACAGGTTTTTTGACACCCTTACTGTCCAAAAAGGGATATCAAAAATCCTTTTGGATCTACCGGCGGCCGTGCTTCAAATCTTTTTTGGATTGATCCTGTTATCCCTGTATCATCCATTTTTTATAATTTATGGTCTGCTGCTTGTAGCCCTCATATATTTTGTTTTCAAATTTACAGCTATGCGTGGGCTTGAGACCAGTTTGGATGAATCCAAACACAAATATAAAGTGGCCCACTGGCTACAGGAAGTAGCCCGGTCCTTATTAAGCTTTAAAATTTCAGGAAGTACAAGCCTGGCGATGGACAAGAATGACAGGCTAACAGACAAATACCTGGGGGCACGGGAAAATCACTTTCAAATCCTGAAGATCCAATTCATAAAACTGGTTGTATTTAAGGTACTTGTAACCGGAGGGTTGCTCGCAATAGGAGGTATGCTTGTACTAAACCAGGAGATGAACATAGGACAGTTTGTTGCTGCAGAGATCATTATACTTCTTATACTGGCATCTGTAGAAAGATTAATAAAAGGCCTGGAGGTTATTTACGATACCCTTACATCCCTTGAAAAAATGGGCCAGCTTGTGGATAAAGAACTGGAAAAGGAAGAAGGCAGAAACAGGCTGGATGATAAAGGGCCATTGAACCTTGAAATTAACGATGTAGGCTACAGGGTAGATAGTAAAACGATACTTTCAGATATTTCCTTTGACCTGGCAGCGGGCGAAAAAGTATTGCTTAAAGGCCCAAATGGAAGCGGCAGGACAAGCCTCTTAAAACTTGTTGGTGGGATAAATGAAATAAGTCAGGGAAATATTTACATAAATAATGTTTCCATCAATGGTCTCAAATTGAATGAATACAGGAAGAGGCTGGGGATTTTTCTTGCCGAGGAATTTCCTTTTGAAGGGACCTTACTGGAAAATATAACTTTTGGTGATCCAAACGTTCCCGAGAGGGATGTATATTGGGCAATTGAACACGCGGGACTCTCCCAGTTTGTAAAGGAGCAGCCCGAGGGCATTCACACAGAAATCCTTCCGGAAGGAAAATACCTTTCCACCTTAATAGGAAAAAGGATCCTTTTGGCACGGGCAATTGCTAAAAAACCGGATATCCTCATACTTAAAGAACCTTTGGAGATGTTTGAACAGGAGGAAGCAAACAGGATGCTTGAGTTCTTTACAGATCCTGCTCATAAATGGTCAATCTTGGTAGCCAGCCAAAACCCGGTTTGGGAGAAAGTATGTAATAAAATAATACGCCTTGAAAAAAGGGGTGATAAACATAAATTTTAG
- a CDS encoding TetR/AcrR family transcriptional regulator: MKQLFSGLKIGVNEDLYVKDPESSALGKKIVEKSILLIDEIGFESFTFKKLGVEIKSNESSIYRYFENKHKLLLYLTSWYWAWKEYQLVFATNNNEDAEQVLETAINILTRRVKKDSLTSHIDEVILNRVVVNEYSKSYLTKEVDKEYKDGYFEVYNRLILRLKKMILAVNNNYPFAAALASTVVEGGLHQHFLREHFPALTDCNENISPAEYFNFLVLSSLKYQKNG; this comes from the coding sequence ATGAAGCAATTATTTTCAGGGTTAAAAATTGGAGTAAACGAGGACCTCTATGTCAAGGATCCCGAGTCCTCTGCTTTGGGAAAGAAAATAGTAGAAAAAAGTATTCTACTTATTGATGAGATTGGATTTGAAAGTTTTACCTTCAAGAAACTGGGGGTGGAAATTAAATCCAACGAAAGTAGTATTTACAGGTACTTTGAAAATAAACATAAGTTATTGCTCTATCTCACTTCCTGGTATTGGGCCTGGAAGGAATATCAACTTGTTTTTGCAACCAACAATAATGAGGATGCAGAGCAGGTGCTGGAAACTGCAATTAATATTTTAACCAGGCGTGTCAAAAAAGATTCACTTACTTCTCACATAGATGAAGTAATTCTCAATCGGGTGGTGGTCAATGAATACTCCAAGTCCTACCTTACAAAAGAGGTAGATAAAGAATATAAAGACGGGTACTTTGAAGTATACAACCGTCTTATCCTCCGGCTAAAAAAGATGATACTGGCAGTTAATAACAATTATCCATTTGCCGCTGCCCTTGCCAGTACAGTGGTGGAAGGTGGGTTGCATCAACATTTTCTAAGGGAACATTTTCCTGCGCTTACAGATTGTAATGAGAATATAAGCCCGGCCGAGTATTTCAATTTCCTGGTCCTTTCATCTTTAAAATATCAAAAGAATGGCTAA
- a CDS encoding exonuclease SbcCD subunit D C-terminal domain-containing protein, translated as MKILHTADWHIGKKLHKHDLARDFDLFIKWLGNTIEKEKVDVLLVSGDIFDLANPSSDARRQYYRALMELRKFNCKIILTGGNHDSPAMLNAPAEILRELDMHVIGGLPEDLEEVIIPVKNEQGETEVVIAALPYLRDSDLRSAGDGHTYEDRLEALRKGIQLTFSRAAEICEQQFPGVPAIAMGHLFAAGAETSESERDIQIGNQAAFNALQFGDYFEYIALGHIHKPQKVNAAVPTYYSGSPLPLSFSERRDEKRVLLLDTAALGEPQSIPVPVFRSLLKISGSLEELQQKLREPGSVKELDTLIEVEMQEEDYDANKIFLLDELVTGFQQPGFEIVKHRASFRNKISGAGEIYNNRQLEDLKPREVFTELIERHAYDENTHREILGAFDELLEELQQKENAG; from the coding sequence ATGAAGATCCTCCATACTGCCGACTGGCATATAGGTAAAAAACTGCATAAACACGACCTGGCCAGGGACTTTGATCTTTTTATAAAATGGCTGGGAAACACCATTGAAAAAGAGAAAGTAGACGTCCTGTTGGTGTCCGGGGATATATTTGATCTTGCCAATCCCTCTTCAGATGCCCGCCGGCAATATTACCGCGCTCTAATGGAGCTGCGTAAGTTCAACTGCAAGATCATCCTCACAGGCGGGAACCACGATTCCCCTGCTATGCTCAATGCCCCTGCAGAGATCCTGCGGGAGTTGGATATGCACGTAATTGGCGGACTCCCGGAAGACCTGGAGGAGGTAATTATACCGGTAAAAAATGAGCAGGGCGAAACAGAAGTAGTGATAGCCGCCCTACCCTATCTAAGGGATTCAGATCTTCGAAGTGCCGGGGATGGGCATACGTATGAGGATAGGCTGGAAGCCCTTCGAAAAGGCATTCAGCTTACTTTTTCCAGAGCAGCAGAGATCTGTGAACAGCAATTTCCAGGGGTGCCGGCCATTGCTATGGGCCACCTCTTTGCTGCCGGGGCCGAAACTTCTGAGAGTGAACGGGATATTCAAATTGGGAACCAGGCAGCCTTTAATGCGCTTCAGTTCGGGGACTATTTTGAATATATCGCCCTGGGGCATATCCATAAACCCCAAAAGGTCAATGCAGCCGTACCAACTTACTACAGCGGCTCTCCCCTGCCACTATCTTTCAGTGAAAGGCGGGATGAAAAAAGAGTTCTGTTGCTGGACACGGCCGCTTTAGGAGAACCTCAAAGTATTCCGGTTCCGGTCTTCCGCAGCCTTTTGAAAATAAGTGGCAGCCTGGAAGAGCTTCAGCAAAAATTAAGGGAGCCGGGAAGCGTTAAGGAACTAGATACTCTTATTGAAGTGGAGATGCAGGAAGAAGATTATGATGCCAATAAGATCTTTTTACTCGATGAGCTGGTGACCGGATTTCAACAGCCGGGTTTTGAGATCGTAAAACACAGGGCTTCTTTCAGGAATAAAATTAGCGGTGCAGGCGAGATCTATAACAACAGGCAACTGGAGGATCTAAAACCCCGGGAAGTTTTCACAGAACTTATTGAGCGGCATGCGTATGATGAAAATACACACCGGGAGATCCTGGGGGCGTTTGATGAACTGCTCGAAGAGTTACAGCAAAAAGAAAATGCAGGTTAA
- a CDS encoding SHOCT domain-containing protein, with the protein MTEPVIFKSNYFLRTLTRDLHPFTPNVLVIDEEHIEFRRKNFHLVSEDTETLHFKNITGVTVDSHLFGSTITIKSTGNDPIHVHGFWKKEANEIKALCAKYINAYNNRSTPGSSSPVFSIADELTKLKSLLDQGVITAEEFEKQKQKLLQ; encoded by the coding sequence ATGACAGAGCCGGTAATCTTTAAATCAAATTATTTCCTTAGAACCCTGACCCGGGACCTTCATCCCTTTACGCCCAATGTACTGGTCATAGACGAGGAGCATATAGAATTTCGAAGGAAGAACTTTCACCTGGTCTCTGAAGATACCGAAACCCTTCACTTTAAAAATATTACAGGAGTGACTGTGGACAGCCACCTATTTGGTTCTACTATTACAATAAAAAGTACGGGCAATGATCCCATACACGTTCACGGGTTCTGGAAAAAAGAGGCGAATGAGATAAAGGCCCTGTGCGCGAAATATATTAATGCATATAATAATCGCTCTACACCCGGCAGCTCCTCTCCAGTATTTAGCATTGCAGATGAGTTAACCAAACTTAAATCATTACTGGACCAGGGGGTAATTACTGCGGAAGAATTTGAGAAGCAAAAACAAAAATTGCTCCAATAG
- the trhA gene encoding PAQR family membrane homeostasis protein TrhA, translating into MKTEPSPGYYPPYEETLNVISHGFGFVLSILGLVLLIDRAANFGDSVLLASFSIFGASMILLYAASTFYHSATNKRLRYRLNILDHAAIYVLIAGTYTPFALVTIQGVTGWSMFGVVWAMALIGVILKLFYTGRYHTLSTVMYVVMGWIIVFAIKPLFENLDLPGLLWLFAGGISYTLGAVIFSLDRIKYNHAIFHLFVLAGSFCHFLSIYFYVLPGEPVGM; encoded by the coding sequence ATGAAAACTGAACCATCCCCCGGTTACTATCCGCCTTATGAGGAAACGCTGAATGTTATCTCCCATGGCTTTGGATTTGTTTTAAGTATCCTTGGCCTGGTGTTGCTTATTGACCGGGCAGCTAATTTTGGAGATTCTGTCCTCCTGGCTAGTTTTAGCATTTTTGGAGCAAGTATGATCCTGCTCTATGCGGCCTCTACATTTTACCATAGCGCCACCAATAAAAGATTGAGGTACAGGTTAAATATCCTGGACCACGCCGCTATTTATGTACTTATTGCCGGCACATATACCCCTTTTGCCCTTGTAACCATCCAGGGAGTTACGGGGTGGAGTATGTTTGGTGTAGTTTGGGCTATGGCCTTAATTGGGGTAATACTAAAATTATTCTATACCGGGCGTTACCATACTCTTTCTACTGTAATGTATGTGGTAATGGGTTGGATCATTGTGTTTGCCATCAAACCTCTTTTTGAAAACCTGGACCTTCCCGGCCTGCTGTGGCTTTTTGCCGGTGGTATTTCTTACACTTTGGGGGCAGTTATCTTTAGTCTTGACAGGATAAAATACAATCACGCCATCTTTCACCTGTTTGTACTTGCCGGCAGTTTTTGCCATTTTCTTTCTATTTATTTCTATGTTTTACCCGGAGAACCTGTAGGGATGTGA
- a CDS encoding AAA family ATPase: protein MKILKIEFSNINSLKGPSLIDFTAPPFTHSSLFAITGPTGSGKSTILDVISLALFNHVPRLGKISRNEILSKGAILTRNQKEAFAKVTYESKTGIYTSHWNISTARTGNLREYDMEIINEGTGAVLDLKKSDVPGKNEELIGLNYNQFIKSVLLAQGEFAQFLKAKKDERGELLEKITGTGIYRQLGKMAWEKHKLVNAEIQKQQDEIAVINKDLLEEEQLVEITAKFQEKEKNCLPLEEEIKSLEKNVELKNTIEQQLKEIDKISSEKKRAEDSLKEFIDGYGLQLQQHEKVRDFAEELRDWKRLTLDCANLDRDFKSRSQRKNETLQQLQDCLRDISGFTKLETLQEEVETRLEEFSEKVRNLQEELKNKGSEFKHLQQIFKTETRELACDLNEREPASTRKELQEIKAASEEKINTLLPKLQEVNLQETGSEKIRIKKNLLLAREAVSHSEKIDTIADEINRLNSEENKLLPLVKELPQEIKVAEGKVRTCRDRIEIISLKKQNELLLKDLEQHRAHLIDGEPCPLCGATNHPFAEGVPAKGDKLDEELKEAEENYQIWSGKLTAHKTTLNLHSNSLKEINRQKEARQQELKEQQRSLAENYRELQREGGTNWKKVCENLDNTLESLEKYEKQQRSLQCVETGLPLIEKMMEISAEGKELRAKLESIYTGKDINADTQKLQTRWTRLTELDKAITAEIGELEKKIETAGSQLTTLEKDLSGMVREKGFENVTLAGNALLPDPEYHKLYQARENIGREISKNSQSLDLLNSQLERSRQADVKDTKEELSLRQQESKSKLESLRAECQHLNRLLLNDRENREKIEKIKKEISGKEKEIKRWRLLNELIGDSTGKKFNDFAQDLSLSQLLHLANIRLRDLSDRYRLDKPEEDEDDGLVAIDEHMGGQRRSVKTLSGGETFLLSLSMALALSDLASRNVEINSLFIDEGFGTLDPETLDQTLDTLEKLQAESSKTIGIISHVDSLKERIATQIQLTRNGQGYSSLEIR, encoded by the coding sequence ATGAAAATACTTAAAATAGAATTCTCCAATATAAATTCCCTTAAAGGTCCAAGCCTTATAGATTTTACGGCTCCACCTTTTACCCATAGTTCCCTCTTCGCCATTACGGGTCCAACCGGCAGCGGGAAAAGCACCATTCTTGATGTAATCTCTCTTGCCCTGTTCAACCACGTGCCGCGCCTGGGAAAAATAAGCAGGAATGAGATCCTCTCCAAAGGAGCCATCCTTACCCGCAATCAAAAAGAAGCCTTTGCAAAGGTGACTTATGAAAGCAAAACCGGGATCTACACCTCCCACTGGAACATTTCCACCGCCCGCACGGGGAATCTTAGGGAATATGACATGGAGATCATCAATGAGGGTACCGGCGCTGTTCTGGACCTTAAAAAATCTGATGTCCCGGGCAAGAACGAGGAGTTGATTGGGCTTAATTATAACCAGTTCATAAAATCTGTTTTACTGGCGCAGGGGGAATTTGCGCAATTTCTTAAAGCAAAAAAGGATGAGCGTGGGGAACTGCTGGAAAAGATCACCGGCACCGGGATCTACCGGCAGCTGGGAAAGATGGCCTGGGAAAAACACAAGCTGGTAAATGCAGAGATACAAAAACAGCAGGATGAAATAGCGGTCATTAATAAGGACCTGCTGGAAGAGGAACAGTTGGTGGAGATCACCGCCAAGTTCCAGGAAAAGGAAAAGAACTGCCTTCCCCTGGAAGAAGAGATTAAATCCCTTGAGAAGAATGTCGAACTCAAGAATACCATAGAACAACAATTAAAAGAGATCGATAAGATCTCTTCTGAAAAAAAACGAGCTGAGGACAGCCTAAAGGAATTCATTGACGGCTACGGACTCCAGCTACAGCAGCACGAAAAGGTACGGGATTTTGCTGAAGAACTAAGGGACTGGAAACGACTTACGCTGGATTGTGCCAACCTGGATAGGGATTTTAAATCCAGGAGTCAGCGAAAAAATGAAACATTGCAACAGCTGCAGGATTGCCTGCGGGACATAAGCGGTTTCACCAAACTGGAAACCTTACAGGAAGAAGTGGAAACAAGGCTTGAGGAATTTTCAGAAAAAGTAAGGAATCTTCAGGAGGAGTTAAAAAATAAAGGTTCAGAATTTAAGCACCTTCAGCAAATCTTCAAAACAGAGACCAGGGAACTGGCCTGCGACCTGAACGAACGGGAACCTGCCTCCACACGAAAGGAACTGCAGGAGATCAAAGCAGCTTCAGAAGAAAAAATTAACACGTTGCTTCCCAAACTTCAGGAAGTGAATTTGCAGGAAACAGGATCGGAAAAGATCAGGATCAAAAAGAACCTCCTTCTGGCTCGGGAAGCTGTAAGCCATTCAGAAAAGATAGATACTATAGCGGATGAAATTAATAGGTTGAATTCTGAAGAAAATAAACTCCTACCGCTGGTAAAGGAACTTCCGCAGGAGATCAAAGTGGCTGAAGGGAAAGTAAGGACCTGCCGCGACCGGATAGAGATCATAAGCCTTAAAAAGCAAAATGAATTATTGCTGAAAGATCTTGAACAGCATCGCGCCCACCTTATAGATGGGGAACCCTGTCCCCTTTGCGGCGCTACGAATCATCCATTTGCTGAAGGCGTTCCTGCCAAAGGCGACAAGCTGGATGAGGAATTGAAAGAAGCTGAAGAGAATTATCAAATTTGGTCAGGAAAACTCACTGCTCATAAAACCACCCTGAACCTACATTCCAACTCTTTGAAAGAAATAAACCGGCAAAAGGAAGCAAGGCAGCAGGAACTGAAAGAACAGCAAAGATCTTTGGCAGAAAATTACAGGGAGCTGCAACGGGAAGGGGGAACCAACTGGAAAAAAGTTTGTGAGAACCTTGACAACACCCTCGAAAGCCTTGAAAAATATGAAAAGCAACAGCGCAGCCTGCAGTGTGTGGAGACGGGACTCCCCCTTATTGAAAAAATGATGGAGATAAGTGCAGAGGGAAAGGAGTTGAGAGCGAAGCTGGAATCTATTTATACCGGGAAGGATATTAATGCAGATACGCAAAAGCTGCAAACCAGGTGGACCCGGCTTACAGAACTCGACAAAGCTATCACTGCTGAAATTGGGGAACTGGAAAAGAAGATCGAAACTGCAGGAAGCCAACTCACTACCCTTGAAAAAGACCTCAGCGGCATGGTGCGGGAGAAAGGATTTGAAAATGTCACCCTGGCAGGAAATGCTCTTTTACCAGATCCTGAATATCATAAACTTTATCAAGCCAGAGAGAATATTGGCAGGGAGATAAGCAAAAACTCCCAGTCTCTGGATTTGCTTAATTCCCAATTAGAGCGCTCCCGCCAGGCAGATGTAAAGGACACAAAGGAAGAACTTAGTTTGAGACAGCAGGAGAGCAAATCGAAACTTGAAAGCCTGCGAGCAGAATGTCAACATCTTAACAGGCTCCTGCTTAACGACCGGGAGAACAGGGAAAAGATCGAAAAAATTAAGAAAGAGATCTCCGGGAAGGAAAAGGAGATCAAACGATGGAGGCTTCTCAATGAACTCATTGGGGATTCTACGGGTAAAAAATTCAACGATTTTGCGCAGGACCTAAGTTTGAGTCAGTTACTCCACCTTGCGAACATCCGCCTGCGGGACCTTAGTGACAGGTACCGCCTGGACAAGCCGGAAGAAGATGAAGATGACGGGCTGGTAGCTATAGATGAACATATGGGAGGGCAACGAAGGTCTGTGAAAACTTTATCTGGCGGGGAAACCTTTCTCCTAAGCCTCTCCATGGCCCTGGCCTTAAGCGACCTTGCTTCACGAAATGTGGAGATCAACAGTCTTTTTATTGACGAAGGCTTTGGAACCCTGGATCCTGAAACCCTGGATCAAACCCTCGATACCCTGGAAAAATTGCAGGCAGAATCCTCGAAGACCATAGGAATTATAAGCCACGTGGATTCCCTTAAAGAGAGAATAGCAACCCAAATCCAGCTCACCAGGAATGGGCAGGGGTATAGTAGTTTGGAGATTAGGTAG